From a single Sediminibacterium sp. KACHI17 genomic region:
- a CDS encoding glycoside hydrolase family 32 protein produces the protein MKRAVYCLLFFYCLSCQEKLSVTEEELYRPDIHFTPPKAWMNDPNGMVYYKGVYHLFYQHNPDSSVWGPMHWGHATSKNLIEWQHEPIALFPDSLGTIFSGSAVVDSNNTAGFAKPGETALVAIFTQHDAAGEKEGRSDFQTQGLAYSVDDGKTWIKYDHNPVIKNPGIRDFRDPKVIWYAPQKKWIMSLAAQNKILIYSSPDLKHWTAESSFGENIGAHGGVWECPDLFPMQYEGKTVWVLIVNLNPGAPNKGSGTQYFVGDFDGHRFKAYNDQTLWLDYGPDNYAGVTWSNTGDQKILIGWMSNWMYANQVPTQSWRSAMTIPRELKLVKLGEEWRLTSLPVASLTASGNNTFNKKAIKKVEKIKLSGSTVITFEADATKDFTVTCMNDQQEKIVIAYDPGKKEFSIDRRASGQTAFHPDFAGIHTAPRFHKDRSIKIKIVLDKTSLELFTDDGLTVMTDIFFPSKAYQDCWVDPKEGQITHLSSLQVPIKK, from the coding sequence ATGAAAAGAGCTGTTTACTGTTTACTGTTTTTTTATTGCTTATCCTGTCAAGAAAAATTATCTGTGACCGAAGAAGAATTGTATCGTCCGGACATTCATTTTACACCTCCAAAAGCATGGATGAATGATCCGAATGGAATGGTTTATTACAAGGGCGTTTATCATCTTTTTTATCAGCATAATCCGGATTCATCTGTTTGGGGACCGATGCATTGGGGACATGCGACAAGTAAAAACCTTATTGAATGGCAGCATGAACCAATTGCGTTGTTTCCGGATAGTTTAGGAACGATCTTTTCAGGCAGTGCCGTAGTGGATAGTAATAATACTGCTGGTTTTGCAAAACCCGGGGAGACAGCGCTGGTCGCCATTTTTACACAACATGATGCAGCAGGCGAGAAAGAAGGTCGTTCAGATTTTCAAACTCAAGGACTTGCTTATAGTGTGGATGATGGGAAAACATGGATCAAGTATGATCATAATCCGGTAATCAAGAACCCCGGCATAAGGGATTTCCGTGATCCGAAAGTGATCTGGTATGCACCGCAAAAAAAGTGGATTATGTCACTTGCAGCGCAAAATAAAATATTGATTTATTCATCACCGGATCTGAAACATTGGACAGCAGAAAGTTCTTTTGGAGAAAATATAGGTGCACATGGCGGCGTGTGGGAATGTCCTGATCTTTTTCCTATGCAATATGAGGGAAAGACCGTCTGGGTATTGATCGTAAACTTGAATCCCGGTGCTCCTAACAAGGGATCAGGTACACAGTACTTTGTTGGTGATTTTGATGGACATCGTTTCAAAGCTTACAATGATCAAACATTATGGCTGGATTATGGTCCGGATAACTATGCCGGAGTCACTTGGTCTAATACCGGAGATCAAAAAATACTCATCGGATGGATGAGTAATTGGATGTATGCAAATCAGGTGCCTACACAGTCATGGAGAAGTGCAATGACCATTCCTCGCGAATTGAAGCTTGTAAAACTTGGAGAAGAATGGCGACTGACATCGCTACCTGTTGCTTCACTTACTGCATCCGGCAACAATACTTTTAATAAAAAAGCGATCAAGAAAGTAGAGAAGATAAAATTATCCGGTTCAACAGTTATTACTTTTGAAGCAGATGCAACAAAAGATTTTACTGTTACCTGTATGAATGATCAACAGGAAAAAATAGTGATTGCATATGATCCGGGTAAAAAGGAATTCTCTATTGATCGAAGAGCATCGGGACAAACAGCATTTCATCCCGATTTTGCTGGTATACATACAGCACCAAGATTTCATAAAGACCGGTCGATCAAAATAAAAATAGTATTGGATAAAACATCGCTAGAGTTATTTACTGATGATGGGTTGACGGTAATGACGGATATTTTCTTTCCCAGTAAGGCATATCAAGACTGCTGGGTAGATCCGAAAGAGGGTCAGATCACCCATCTTTCATCGCTACAGGTGCCTATCAAAAAATAA
- a CDS encoding sodium/solute symporter (Members of the Solute:Sodium Symporter (SSS), TC 2.A.21 as described in tcdb.org, catalyze solute:Na+ symport. Known solutes for members of the family include sugars, amino acids, nucleosides, inositols, vitamins, urea or anions, depending on the system.) → MNNQLQLTDILVILVYFIIVLAYGLWVYRRKKSTTASTKDYFLAEGSLTWWAIGASLIASNISAEHFVGMSGEGFFAGIAVAAYEWIAAVALIIVAIWFIPVYLKNKIYTMPQFLKQRYNETVSVIMAVFWLFLYIFVNLTSILYLGSKAISGLIGNEFFHIILIVLALFAFCITIGGMKVIGYTDVIQVAVLIIGGCVAVYLSLVAVDEVVNQGNSAISGLGALMKEAPDHFHMIFDKPTAASSAEYVQKYIALPGITMYFAGQWISNLNYWGCNQYITQRALGADLQTARNGILFAGFLKLFMPVIVMLPGIAAFVLYQNGYFDASVFDGKKDGAYAAILSLLPVGMKGLSVAALTAAIVASLAGKANSISTIFTLDIYQKYFDTKANEAKLVRIGRVSILVAMLIAVFCTWEDLLGIGGEGGYTFIQKYTGFISPGVFAMFLLGMFWKRTTGAAAVAGVLSGFILSVVFNNYAPSWFGSETILYTAYLNAAGEYEIPFMVNMGWTFFFTVLIMVLISLGGPKVNPKAFDIDRSMFKLKPSSIAMITMLLMIVLALYVKFW, encoded by the coding sequence ATGAATAATCAACTCCAGCTAACTGACATCCTCGTCATTCTTGTTTATTTTATCATCGTTCTTGCATATGGTTTGTGGGTTTACCGCAGAAAGAAATCAACAACTGCCAGTACCAAAGATTATTTCCTGGCAGAGGGATCACTCACCTGGTGGGCTATCGGAGCCTCACTGATCGCTTCTAATATTTCTGCAGAACATTTTGTGGGGATGAGTGGAGAAGGTTTTTTCGCAGGTATCGCAGTAGCTGCCTATGAATGGATAGCAGCTGTGGCACTCATTATTGTTGCGATCTGGTTCATTCCGGTATACCTTAAGAATAAGATCTACACCATGCCGCAATTCCTGAAACAGCGGTACAATGAAACGGTATCTGTGATCATGGCGGTATTTTGGTTGTTCCTGTACATTTTTGTGAACCTCACTTCTATTTTATATCTCGGCTCCAAAGCCATTAGTGGATTGATCGGTAACGAATTCTTTCACATCATACTGATCGTTCTTGCATTATTTGCTTTCTGTATCACCATCGGTGGTATGAAAGTGATCGGATATACCGATGTGATACAAGTAGCAGTATTGATCATTGGCGGTTGTGTAGCGGTTTACTTATCATTGGTAGCAGTAGATGAAGTCGTGAATCAAGGAAATAGTGCGATCAGTGGATTGGGTGCGCTGATGAAAGAAGCGCCTGATCATTTTCACATGATCTTTGATAAACCCACAGCAGCAAGCAGCGCTGAATATGTACAGAAATACATTGCCCTGCCGGGTATTACTATGTATTTCGCCGGACAGTGGATCTCGAATCTGAATTATTGGGGATGTAATCAGTATATCACTCAACGTGCACTAGGAGCAGATCTGCAAACAGCCCGTAATGGAATTTTATTCGCAGGATTCTTAAAACTCTTTATGCCGGTGATCGTTATGTTGCCGGGTATTGCTGCATTTGTATTGTATCAAAACGGATATTTTGACGCCAGTGTTTTCGATGGTAAAAAAGATGGAGCCTATGCAGCCATTCTTAGCTTATTACCTGTGGGCATGAAAGGATTATCTGTTGCCGCATTAACTGCCGCTATCGTTGCGTCATTGGCTGGAAAGGCTAACAGCATCTCTACCATTTTCACTTTAGACATCTACCAGAAATATTTTGATACAAAAGCAAATGAAGCTAAACTGGTGAGAATCGGTCGTGTCTCCATCTTGGTGGCAATGCTCATTGCGGTATTCTGTACTTGGGAAGATCTGCTGGGTATTGGTGGAGAAGGAGGATATACTTTCATTCAGAAGTATACAGGCTTTATTAGTCCGGGTGTATTCGCCATGTTCCTGCTAGGTATGTTCTGGAAGAGAACCACCGGTGCAGCTGCAGTTGCAGGGGTGTTATCCGGATTCATTTTATCTGTGGTCTTTAATAATTATGCTCCTTCTTGGTTTGGGTCTGAAACGATCTTGTATACCGCTTATCTCAACGCCGCAGGCGAATATGAAATTCCATTCATGGTGAACATGGGCTGGACTTTCTTCTTTACGGTATTGATCATGGTACTGATCAGTTTAGGTGGTCCGAAAGTGAATCCGAAAGCATTTGATATTGATCGGAGTATGTTCAAGCTAAAGCCTTCGAGTATTGCAATGATCACAATGTTACTCATGATCGTATTGGCACTGTATGTAAAGTTCTGGTAG